Within the Chiloscyllium punctatum isolate Juve2018m chromosome 9, sChiPun1.3, whole genome shotgun sequence genome, the region TATAAGTGAAaattctttgagaagatttgtagctcaggttgaggttctcgaTGTAagcttgcttgctgagctggaaggttcattttcagacattttgtcaccatactcggtaacatcatcattgagcctctgaagcactggtggtatggcctgttttttatttgtgttttggtttccttgggttggtgatgtcatttcctgtggtgatgtcatttagagtcatagagttgtacaccatggaaacagacccttcggtccaacctgtccatgccaatcagatatcccaacccaatctagtctcacctgccagcatctggccctccaaacccttcctatctatataccaaccaaatgcctcttaaatgatgtaattgtaccagcctccaccatatcctctggcagctcattccatccactctTGATCTTTActcaggaggtggtaaatggcatccaagtcaatgtgtttgttgattagagttccggttggagtgCTACACTTGTCGAAATTCTCGcacatgtctctgtttggtttatcctaggatggatgtgttgtcccaattgaagtagtgtccttcctcatctgtatgtaaggatactagtgagagtgggtcatgtctttttgtgccAAGATGTCTGAGCCAAGAGGCATCATGGCagtccacaaacccaccaacacactaaaacagcagcttatGAACTTGAAGAACCCTATGCAGACAGCAAGCACAACTAATTTCATTTCCAAAATACCTTGcaaaaactgtaacaaacactacattggacaaacaggcagaaaactagccaacaggatatatgaacatcaactagccacaaaaagacattacacactcacactctcagtaGTATGACACTACCTCATGAAGTAGTTCAAAATATTGCAAATTAAGTCTGACAGTACTGTATTTCAGCCTTGTTAgcacaaaaaaaacagaagtacAGGATACAAAGTTAGTAATGTGAGTACCTACAAAATCTGCGTTCCTAATTTTTGAAAACAAAAATCTGTTGTAGGTGAGAACCAAGTCCAGGATGAACCAAATTCAGGATGTTCATTTTCAGATGAACCTTCAGACACACATCAAGGAAATAAAGATTGTCCAAGTACATCTCTCTTTCCATCTCCATCTGAAAAGCTTGATCATAAAGATCCTCTATCCTTTACAGCTTTAGAGGAAAGGTAAATGAAAGGTTGGAACTCTCATAATGAACACTGAGGCTCCCTGATTTATGTACATCTAACCTATGAAAGCCTTTACTTAAGAATGTGATCAGTGTATTCCAATTTGAGTACAAATCAACTTGCAAACTGACTCCACAACCTGGGGAACTGCCAATATATTCAAATAAAGGGTTACTTTAGTTACCCATATTAGTTACCCATGATTGGCAAAAACCTAATTTATAAAATATTCTGTAATTATTAACACAATCTAAAACAATTGTGTGCTTTGTGATGGATTGAAATGTTTCTGAAAGTATATATAACAATTTTGTATTGATATCTTATATCTGCCTTGATATACAACACTTCAAATGCAAAGATTATTGAACTGTGATTAAACTAAAGGAATTAAAACAAAAGTGCTCTTGTTAATATTTTTCATAGACCAATTAAACCAGGAGTAGGTATAAGGAAGGAAACTTATGAAGAATACTTGGAGAAACAGATGCAAATGGAAGAAGAGAGGTTGAAACAACAGCAACTTAAATTGAATCAGCCACAGGTTTGTGTTTGGAACAATAAATCTAAAATGCATTAAGTTAAACATGCAGTTTGGGATTTGTGAAAAGCCATAAACTATAGAAACATTAGAAATCATTTGCTACTACTTAAGTTATTCAAATTAATTATCAGATTATTCATCAGATTTCAAAATTGCTCCATTGGGAAGCTGTTTGCATTCTCCATCTCTGTACTAGAAGTTGTAGATTAGAAATGTAGGATTGTTTATGGCACAGAAGGTTGTCATTCTGCCATTGTATTGGATCAACATTCACTCCAGAGATTCAGGCACAAAATTTAGACTAACCTTTCAGTCAATACTGTAACAGAGGTGTTGTCTTTCAAATGAACCATTAAACTAAGGCCTCAACTGCCCCCAGGTACACTAAGATTTAACAACATTACTCCCAAGAAGAGTTGGGGAGTTCTCTGTGAAGTCCTTTGTTTGATAGATCAATAATCATATATTAAGTTAAGCAGGAACACACTTCTTTTTTTCCAAAAGATTTGCAAGGGTTTTATTGTGAATGTTATTTATCACAAGTGTCCGTTTCCACCTTTTCCTTCTGTACGTTTTTCGCTGTCGAGAAGATAATGCCTCACTGGGCAAGATCACGACTCCTATTATATAGCAGCCCACACCAAATTAACAAAAACACAATTAACAAATCTCACACACTGTTTGCATACAAAGGGCATGAACCCAGCTCTTTTCATATTTTGAAAAACCTACCAATAAATATCCAATTACCCAAATGACTAACTGTCCACCACGGGCACGTTCATGATAACAAAAATCACAAAGGGTGGGAAAAACAAGGGAGTGGACGAAATATGAAGGCAGTCTCTGATGACACGAACTGTGGGGAGGCTTGTTGACAACCAGAGGATTGATCCAGGAGCTGTGGTTAGAATGAAATGGGCTACAAAGAGGGCCTAGGAGCTGGGAGGCCTcccctctcacccacctccttccccttctcatTCCTTTTCCTGTGTTgttccctcttccccctcccaatTCTGCCCTCCAACCTGAGTCCTGATTTtctttctcccccctcaccccaccccaccccatcccagcgaGTTCTGCTATCCCAGATATTATTTTTATTCCATTCTTCTTATGTCTCTCTTATGATCCATTAGCTTGTCGATATGAGTTATTTATTCTTTGGAACCCTGTACCTCAGAAGGCTGTAGAAGCAAAGTCTTTGCATATTTGTAATTCAGAGGATGATAgggcatcaacatcaactccactTCCCAGTATAATCCCCACACGTCTTTATGTCGAAGTATCAGTGCAATTCTGTATTGAATCTACTTGGTGAGGATCTACAGCCCTCTAGATTAGTGAATGACAAAACATCACAGTCCTCTGAGTGGGGATTTTTTTTCCTTATCTTGTCTTGAGACCCTCTGCCATATTTTTAATCCAGTCTTTCCTTCTCTTTACTATCATCTATTTAATTTAACCCTATTTCCTTCTGTTCTTTTTGTCTGTGTCTTTAAATCTCATTAATGAAGGAGTTAGACTGTCACTCCTGCTTTTCATGTTCTAGTCTTCTCATTATCTGCTGACACTTGCAGGATTTTTCAGCATGAACAAAATGCTCCATTGAATTTTGGGCCCACATTACTACTTCCAACCACACCCCTTTATCTTCCCAATTTTGAGAATGGGTCTGGGAATACGGTTTGTAGTATTCTTTGAAGTCAACGCTACTTTAttagaaagagtgaaaatagggTTTTGTTTGAATGATTTTAACGCATCAAGGTAACGTTATAAATTTTTAAAACTATTTCAAAACTGTCACTAAATTCTTAATTACTACATACTTCTATGTTTTTAAAGGACAAAGGCCATCAAAAGAGGAAGTTTCTAAAGTGTGGCGAAGGCCTAGCAAGATTCTCAAAAGTTAATTCAAGATGTTTGACATCCAAGAAAATAACTGATAAGGAATCAAACATAACGAATCAACCGGCAGCAGGTTCTCAAAGTTCAGTGAGCACAACACATCAAAAATTGCAGTGCAAATTTACAACGTTAAACAAAGAAAACCATTTCAGAAGCTCAGCTGGGCTCATCATCAATCCAGCAGCAAATAATAAAGGAAAGAACAACTCTGCTTTGCGTGTTAAAAGGTTAACTGCTTTGGATAATTGTAAAGGAGAAAATTCCTCCCAGTCACCTCTGAAAATGCAGGCTGACAGAAAAAAAACTACATTGGTTGGTAAAATTCAAAATATCCCTAAAACTATTAAAACTGATTGTGCAAACATGGTTCAGAAATATGAACAGAGTGCATCAAAACAAACTGGACAGAGCACTGTCACTTCACATAGACCAATAGCAGTTCATAATGGTGAGAAATTTCAGACAAATGAATTTGTTGTTCCTACATGGCCAAGTAATAAAGAAGCAACTGGGCATGAACATACACTTGAAACCTCATTTCAGAAAAATTTGGAGAAGTGGAacaaggaaaaagagagagaaaatatagAATTGAATGAATTTGAATTTCTGGAGGAGGCGGCTGAAGAACTTTCCTTCTCTAGTAATTCTTCCTTTGTACAAAAAATGATACAGGGTAACTGGCAGAACAATGAATGTCGCAGATTGTCATCTACCCCAATCAAATCTGACCAACACAAAACCGTTGAAAATTCAAGTGAGCCAGTGAATTCTGGGAATACAGATTTCGAGGAAGATGTTAATCTTAAAAGTCATAATATTTTAGAACATAAGAATAGGGTAAAAGAAAATGGGAAAACTGTTATTGGCTTACCAACCAGTGATAAAGTAGCATTCAAAACTGTTGACTgtgatcctttagaggatgaaTTTAGCAGTTGTAATACCACTTTGGATTCTGAAATTGATGACCTTGATTCCACACTGACAAATGAAAAAACAACGAGGAAACAGTCTGTAATCTGCAGCAGTGACAAAGAAGATGATCCTAAATCTAAATGTAGAAAAAAGCCAACAGATATTCTCAGTAAAGACAAGAATATGGATACAGATCTTGACTTGtcgtcctcctcctcctcgtcATCTGATGTTGATATTGAAATGCCTACTGTAATAGAAAACAAGATGATTTTGTTGAGCCAGAAACAAGATTCATCTCTCTCCAATTCGAGATGCAAAATCAGTTCAACTTGCCATCAAGAACATGTTGATTTTGATGATGAACAAACATGGGCTGACCTAGATGAAAGTGGATTAATTAACCACGAAGATAACTCAGCAGAGTCTGTTAATTCTTCTGTATTAGATCGATGTTTCTCTTCTGGAAAAACTAATGAGGATAAAATTATGCAAAGAAAAGTTGCTTCTGCTAAGAAGGGAGTTGTGGATGAAAAGAACGTGGACAAAGCCCCAgaatcacccccagtctctgatTTGATAAAGAGATTGTTTCCTTCACTGAAAACCAAGAATGAGTCTAGATCTGATCAAGGACTGGAACAAAAGTTTAAAGCTGTGAATGATAAACCAATAGGTATAATATCTATCTGCATTATATAGTCTTAAATCAAAGTGATATTGATGTATGTTTTCATTGTTAACAATTTGAGAAAGCTTGTTGCATACTGGAGAGCTCAGTATTTCTGTTGGGCTTGAGCTGGTATGGCCAACCTTCAGTGGTAGAGAGCAGGATTTAAAAaatataattctattaattttaaatattaaatccTGACTTCCTTTTTAAGCACTTTAAAAataacaaatattttgtgtactGTTGGAAGAGGCAGTCAGTCTGGGATGATGAAAAGTTTGTCGGTATGAAGCTGGAGGTGAAATGCTGCTTGTTGTTCAACTTGACAAACTGCCAGGAGATTCAGAATCAGGATAATTGCTTATTCATGCAAGCATAGGGAGAGCGAGCATTAGCATAGAACCAACTTGGGAAAGTTGTACATGTCTTCAGGTTTATACACCCATCCAGTCACACATTGAAAACCTATTCAGTCAATTCCCACCATATATTGTCCAGTTGTCCTGGTGTAGTCTACTCTTTTCCCAAGTGTACATAGCATTGTCCACTCAGGTCCTCCATCATCTTTGCTAGTTATGTAGCCCTGCTCCCTATCTGTCATTACTTGCTTTCCTATCGTTGGTTGTCCATGTTTCCATTCCTTATTCTGCCTCTGTGCCTACATAGCTTTTTATTATTACTGGCAATAGTTCTCAAAAAATTAACCTTTAACTAACTAACTAACTAACCCGAACTGATTCAACCTCTTGTGAGAACAGGGGAATATGTAAAGGTGATTAACCTACGTACAGCTTAATCCCAATCTCAACCAGTTTCTGTCCTGCATGTTGTCATCTCTACCTCCTGAGTTCTGGAAATTTGCTTTTAATACCTCCTTTACTTACTAATCCAGTATGATAAGTATTTAGAACATTAATTAACTGTACCCAGCTCAGTGCTAACATTAGGTTTCCATAACTGTGATGTGGTAAATGGAGTGTAGATGGGAGAATTGCAGAGAGATTACAAATGGAGGTATACCAGAAAGAGGGGAGATAGGCAAATGTATTATCCTACATCTCTTAGCATCTCTAATTAAGGAACAGAAATTGAGTTGAAGGATAGAGGGAAAATTGAATAAATGGAACCACCGGATTTGCAGTAGAGACTAAACAGCAAGAATGGTATTCGACATTAGAGCAGAAGTAGTCAACAAATAGTAGGTTGAAGATATCAGAACTGGACTGAGAACCATACAAgaacgacaaaggcatttggttgTGAATTGAGAGGTAGTTATTGATTATTTGAAGTTTCACTGCAGAGGTAGGACGCAGCACTTTATGTCACTTCACCACCATTTCTTCAATGACCACTCATCTAAAAGCAGGGAATAAATAAataagggaaacacacacacatttagcAGAACAAGAGATAGGAAGGCAGATAGACAAGAATTATGCAATAGGGTCTGTTTAGAAAAGAAATTCAAAAGCCCAACAGGGCAGAAAATGCGAGTTAGGAGCACAATGGGCCTTTGTTTTTTGCTTTGTTCATTGTCATTAATGACACTCACTACAATCATATTTCTCATGATAATTTACATGATTTTTAATGTGCAAAAATTATTAAGTTTTCaatgtttttgtttttattacGTAAAGTAATTAAAATGTTAAGACTGGATACAAGTATCCAGTGTGTTAGGAAGGGACAGGGAGCTTAAAGATTATGGGGTATTACTGACTAAGGTGCTATCGGGGAAAATGTAAAACCATCAAAGCCAATGCACTATATTGAATGTACAAAATTTCACAAACGAATGGATGAGTTTATACTATAGATTTCTAATAACCACCAGGGCTATGTGGCTGCAGTATGAGTAAAGTTGGGATTCAATAATTTGGAATGTCTTTTAGAAGAGTTAGTCAAAATAGAAAAAGGGTCAGAGTTTCACCAGTACTAAATGATTAGGTAAagacagtagagagagagagaatcttggattttaaaaattcacGTTGAATTTGTTTGAATGGAGCTAATAAAGAAGTAAAAAAGAGGTTTgggagtggtgaccttatagaaattggGGCTGTGGCCAACAAATCTCTTGTACCTAATTTCTTCTACCCTAGTATTTTAAAAGACTTAGCTGCTGAAGATCATGAATGTATTGTTTATGATCTTCCAGAACAGCCCCTCTGGATTAGAAGGCAGCAAAAGTAATGCTGCTATTTTAAAAAGCAGAACTATTGGCTAGTTAGGCTGCTAGTATAGTGAAAATGCTCAACTCTATTCTCAGGAATGTGATATAATAGAGCATTTAGACTATGATTACAGCATtcgcatgaatcacagaaagtcaACATGTACATcaagcaattaggaaagcaaatggtatGTTAGTACAAAAGGTTTGGACTATAATGTCTACAAAATCTTCCTGCTGATGGTAAGTCCTTGGTGAGATTCTTttatggaatactgtgtatagttttaGTTATCATACCTAAAGAAAGATATACTTTGGAGGGAATGCCACAATATTTGATAAAGCAGATTCTTGGTATGGGGGTGTTTCTCTAGGTCTGTGCTCCACAGCATGTAGAAGAATAAGTAGTGATCTCTTTGAAATATTTAAAATCTAAAGGGACTCGTGTTGGATAGATGATTTTCTATCTGGGAATCGAGAACACGGTcttagtctcagaataaaatattgttcagttcagactgagatgagaaagttCTGGCGCCAAAGGCCTATATAATTATCTTTGTGATTTTCTGCCTCAGATTTGTAGTTTTAGTCATTTCATTCCTTAATATTCATTTTAAAGAATGTTAGATTTTTGGATACAAAATGATAAGGGGATATTGTGATATAATCATACAGCACATCTAACCAGTCCGTGCCAACCATAATCCAAAACTAAAATAGGCCtacctgcctgcttctggcccatatttctccaaacttttcctattcaagTACTCATCAAAGTCTTTTacaagttgtaattgtacccacaaccgccacttcctcaggaagttcatttcagACGCGAACCACTACCTGTGTAAAAGAAATTTgcacctcatgtctttttaaatctctcaacctctcaccttaaaaaggtGCCCCCTAGACTTGAAATCCCCTATCTGAGGGAAAAgataactaccattaactctatccaaacacgtcatgattttataaatttgcaGAAGGCTGCGCTCCACTGGAAAAAGTCCTAGtctctccagcctttctttataagtcaaatctccagcttaataatacccttcctctAATAAGGTAACCAGAATTGGATACGTATTCCAGAAGAgggctcaccaatgtcctgtacaacctcaacatgactttccaactcctatactcaaaggactgagcaatgaagacagcTTGGCCGATACACCTCAGATACATCATGATTTTACTGATTGGTGGAGCAGTCTCAAAGTCCAAATGATGCAATTTTGATTCTGTTTCTTAAGTTCTTGTATTAGAAATCAGATTGGCCAGTGTATATTGTAAAGCTTCAAGGGAGAATGTAACTAAGGCTGGAGAGCAGCATGAGCAAAGTTGTGCAGGGAATAGTTGCTAGGTTGAGTGGAAAATACTGTTTGAAAATGTTCCAACCTTTTTGGAAAAAAGTTGTATTTTTGTTTTCTAGAAATACTGGGGAGTGACTGGGCGACTGTTTTGACTGTTAGCTTGCCCACAATAGCTGCACTTGAAGAATTCAGAGCCTCAAGGAAAATAGTATTGATACTTGTAAATGTTTGCTATGGTTTTAGTGTGTGTTTCACTGACCTTTTGGAGAATAATTAGGAGGATTCTGTGCGACTTTGCCCTCTTTCCTCTTCACAATTTTCTTAATTTCGTAAATTGTCTTTTAGGCAACAGTAATAATTGTGTTTGCTCTTTATTTTTTACAGCTTTCATTTTAAGTACATTTTGTGCTGTTTTCTAGGTGCTGGTATCCAGTCCAAGTTATTGAAGGATAAACTGGCGGAATTAGAACATGAAATTAACCAATTTCGAGCAGAAAATGCTACATTGGTCCAACTCCGAAATGATAGAGAAAAAGCCATGGTGGACCTTAGGTATGTGTATGTGGTTAATTCTTATAGCAGAGATCATTGTTACAATGTGACTTTCTCCATGACCTGATGGTGAAATAAAGATAAATTATTTTCCTACCCCTTCACCAAGTAACTTGTGCAAACTACACTGCACATTACTATTTACTAAAAGTTTGTGTCTTTGGTAAGGTTTTCTTAGGTGCAATTGCATAAGTGAATCTCCTATTTTGGGGCACTCATACCCCCAACATCTCACTATACAGTCACTTACTTTGGTGTAACAGTATCCTTTAGAAATCTGAACTGGATATTCGTGACCTTTGCACATGCTGCCATGGGATTGCCCCTAACATTTTTGGAAGTAAACCAATAAACCATCGACACCATCCAGAATAAAGCAGCTGGCTTGGTTGGCACAACGTGATGCAGGGGATAGTAGAATCTATGGATTCACATTAGAATATTCAATTACACTCAAAATTGCCTAGTTGTTCCTAACCAGACTTTATGAATAATAGATCTTTGATGTTAGTTTATAACTTGAATAAAAATGTATTTACtaagtttacaaaatcaaacaGCGTGTTCACAGGCATATAACTGTATATCTAATTTTGGTCAGCGGTGAATATGAGTACTTCAGTTAACTTCTGGAAATGTTCACCTTTTGTTTTACAAATGAGATTCTTTTCTCAGAACATTCAACAATTCTTGAACTGCATAGAAAACCAAAGAAAGTAAAACATGGTAACTTGTCCTAAAGCTTCCAAAATTCCCCACTACTGACTGAAATAACTAAACGACAAAATTGCATGTTTTAAAATTTTTTACAGACAAGATTGGAAACACTGATTAACATTACTTTGGTATATTAGTTGCCTATTAAATATTAAGGTTAAAAATGTATTGATTAATGCAACCAAAACAAAGCAGGTTTTCCTTTCTGCCAAACTTCAGGCAGATGCATTAGTTATATAAAAGATTGAGTTCCAAGCTGCAGCCAACTTGCCAGCAGGTTCACTTCTTGCCATACCAGGTTGAATCTTCCAGTGTACTTTGAAAATTCCTTCCTCTTGGCCCAAGGTATTCCAGAACTGGCTTTCACCAACCAGCAAGGCTCACCTTAGCACACAATGTTTCTTAAATTTCCAAAAATCCTGTTCTGTTCTCATTTCGAATAGTGAACCAGGTCTCATCAGTATGTTAATGAAAGCAAGCTACTGCAAATGCTATTGATCTGAAATAAATACAAAGTTTCtgacagcagctgtggagagggaacagacttaaatgtttcaagtccaatatgcaCCTTCGTCACTATCTACTCTCATTAACATGTTACTTTGCTTATGTACAAGCTCTTCACACAGTAGCTGCTTTTGTATCTCTTCCTCTATATCTCTGTGTGACTGCGAAGGGCAgctgtcttttttcttctttgtgAAAACGGTCACTAGCTTTTTCAAGCAGCATGACATTACATGTTTGAATTGCTTTCTGCATGACTGCTAGACCACATGCTCCTCTTTCCAGGCAGATTTTAGAATGAGCACATCTGTCTCACTAGAACATTTTGTTTAAACTTAAATTAGAGGAGACATTTTAATACCTAACTGTGTTATAAAGTCCTGCATTTGTTACCATCTGGATTTCCAGTTATTTTGTTTTTCAATGTATCTTATTAGGATTCTATTAGGGCCAATTAATAGTTTAAAAATTGAAATGGAACGCTCAACAACTAACCAATAGAATTATTTCACAaaatttcacttttttttaacaataacaAACTTTATTGCATATTAAAAAGAATTAAACAAAGTAAGCACTTTCAATAACTTTAATTCTACTTTTGATTCTGGCTCCATTATTCTTAAAACCATCAGATTACATTCACTTTTCCTGGCAGCAATTCAAATTGTATCACCACTCCAGAatccattctgatttctctttcgTGCTTCAGATATTCTGCAGGGTACAAAATTTAATCTAATATTTTCAGCAACCCTCTAATTCTTTTACAGAGCCTCATAATTCTGGATTCCACACTGGCCTCACTATGACTACTGTACAGTCATTTAAAATATCAAAAAAGTTG harbors:
- the LOC140481364 gene encoding centrosomal P4.1-associated protein-like isoform X5, which codes for MPSTDSTPECRSVNDSFSTQFVPLQFSNNSSCISIDSLHDEPLLNVDMPNGKMQTAFDVNSSLISGLHSDVMQCTSSSQNGSLYCNNEAMKHAEEKIICNNAVMQKLEQLREWQQERQEQLKKQHQEQLQRLVHEQQTLLGLIGAQQGIAGTSSKLQNMEDQHPVKAVEQSPEYTKQENDVLEGENQVQDEPNSGCSFSDEPSDTHQGNKDCPSTSLFPSPSEKLDHKDPLSFTALEERPIKPGVGIRKETYEEYLEKQMQMEEERLKQQQLKLNQPQDKGHQKRKFLKCGEGLARFSKVNSRCLTSKKITDKESNITNQPAAGSQSSVSTTHQKLQCKFTTLNKENHFRSSAGLIINPAANNKGKNNSALRVKRLTALDNCKGENSSQSPLKMQADRKKTTLVGKIQNIPKTIKTDCANMVQKYEQSASKQTGQSTVTSHRPIAVHNGEKFQTNEFVVPTWPSNKEATGHEHTLETSFQKNLEKWNKEKERENIELNEFEFLEEAAEELSFSSNSSFVQKMIQGNWQNNECRRLSSTPIKSDQHKTVENSSEPVNSGNTDFEEDVNLKSHNILEHKNRVKENGKTVIGLPTSDKVAFKTVDCDPLEDEFSSCNTTLDSEIDDLDSTLTNEKTTRKQSVICSSDKEDDPKSKCRKKPTDILSKDKNMDTDLDLSSSSSSSSDVDIEMPTVIENKMILLSQKQDSSLSNSRCKISSTCHQEHVDFDDEQTWADLDESGLINHEDNSAESVNSSVLDRCFSSGKTNEDKIMQRKVASAKKGVVDEKNVDKAPESPPVSDLIKRLFPSLKTKNESRSDQGLEQKFKAVNDKPIGAGIQSKLLKDKLAELEHEINQFRAENATLVQLRNDREKAMVDLRKEFEDFERKKTEQLSQFEEYKKEELKRLQKERMIFEKHAAAARAIPDKKERQEIQALKQQIVDLQEELKRKELRWSSIHARLRNQIETLTKENKELRDEVNVMERLRLETWKKAEAVIEKKIESTSPRLNKTELAVRPGGQKDRGRSAQMGRKKTPHMIEQTTPRDVKLGQAVKFSAPTETKNSLKEMTSSATDSMMQSELSQNFPNSDGVSEPAGSTLEPNATEDEIQEVIKYPDGKVEQVLKNGRHIIIFCNGTRKEISADGKTTRVTFFNGDVKQTTSDQTVIYFYADAQTTHTTYPDGLEVLQFPNNQMEKHYPDGKKEITFPDQTIKYLFTDGHEECVFPDGTIIRLQVDGNKIIEFNNGQREIHTSSYKRREYPDGTVKTVYLNGQQETKYSSGRIRIKDKEGHIIMDSKPQLF